A region of Streptomyces paludis DNA encodes the following proteins:
- a CDS encoding tryptophan halogenase family protein has translation MSASGTDNRQANDPGRKKRVVIVGGGTAGWMTASYLVAAFGDRIDVTVVESARIGTVGVGEATFSDIRHFFEFLQLAESDWMPACNATYKLAVRFEDWREPGHHFYHPFEQLGSVDGFPLSDWWLRSPTTSRFDKDCFVLASLCDAGRSPRYLDGKLIDQGFAEQERDETSARSTIVEYQGTQFPYAYHFEAALLAKYLTKYSTQRGVRHISDDVTDVALDEDGFISHVRTAGHGRLDGDLFVDCTGFRALLLNKALGEPFESYQDTLPNDRAVALQVPLDMDREPMRPCTTATAREAGWIWTIPLVSRIGSGYVYASDYTTPEEAERTLRAFIGPAAADVEANHIKMRIGRSRRSWVKNCVAVGLSSGFVEPLESTGIFFIHHAIEQIVKYFPSGRDDHHLRNLYNESIEHVMDGVREFLVLHYVGAKRADNQYWKDTKTRRIPDSLAERIEIWKHKVPDAQTVFPYYHGLPPYSYNCILLGAGGIEVRHSPALDLADDRAALAEFERIRLKAEKLVQELPTQNQYFANMRAGAV, from the coding sequence ATGTCTGCGAGCGGTACTGACAATCGGCAGGCGAACGACCCGGGCCGGAAGAAGCGCGTGGTGATCGTCGGCGGCGGTACGGCGGGATGGATGACGGCGTCCTACCTGGTGGCCGCGTTCGGCGACCGGATCGACGTGACCGTCGTGGAATCGGCCCGGATCGGCACCGTCGGTGTCGGTGAGGCGACATTCAGCGACATCAGGCACTTCTTCGAATTCCTCCAGCTGGCCGAGTCGGACTGGATGCCGGCCTGCAACGCCACCTACAAACTGGCCGTGCGGTTCGAGGACTGGCGGGAACCGGGGCATCACTTCTACCACCCGTTCGAGCAGCTCGGCTCGGTCGACGGGTTCCCGCTCAGCGACTGGTGGCTGCGCAGCCCGACCACGAGCCGGTTCGACAAGGACTGCTTTGTGCTGGCGTCGCTGTGCGACGCCGGGCGCTCGCCACGCTACCTCGACGGAAAGCTGATCGACCAGGGATTCGCCGAGCAGGAGCGTGATGAGACCTCGGCCCGGTCGACGATCGTGGAGTATCAGGGGACGCAGTTCCCGTACGCCTACCATTTCGAAGCAGCCCTGCTGGCGAAGTACCTGACGAAATACTCCACCCAGCGCGGCGTCCGGCACATCTCCGACGATGTCACGGATGTCGCGCTCGACGAGGACGGGTTCATCTCGCATGTGCGGACGGCCGGGCACGGACGGCTCGATGGCGATCTGTTCGTGGACTGTACGGGTTTCCGCGCGCTGCTGTTGAACAAGGCGCTCGGCGAGCCCTTCGAGTCGTACCAGGACACGTTGCCCAACGACAGGGCGGTCGCACTCCAGGTGCCGCTGGACATGGACCGCGAGCCGATGCGGCCCTGCACCACCGCGACGGCTCGGGAGGCGGGGTGGATCTGGACGATCCCGCTGGTCAGCCGCATCGGCTCGGGCTACGTCTACGCCAGTGACTACACCACACCCGAGGAGGCGGAGCGCACGCTGCGTGCGTTCATAGGCCCCGCGGCAGCGGACGTCGAGGCGAACCACATCAAGATGCGCATCGGCCGCAGCCGCCGTTCCTGGGTGAAGAACTGCGTGGCCGTCGGGCTGTCGAGCGGCTTCGTGGAGCCGCTTGAATCGACCGGGATCTTCTTCATCCACCACGCCATCGAGCAGATCGTCAAGTACTTCCCGTCCGGCCGCGACGACCATCACCTGCGGAATCTGTACAACGAATCGATCGAGCACGTCATGGACGGCGTTCGCGAGTTCCTGGTGCTGCATTACGTGGGTGCCAAGCGCGCCGACAACCAGTACTGGAAGGACACGAAGACGCGCAGGATCCCGGATTCGCTGGCCGAGCGCATCGAGATCTGGAAGCACAAGGTGCCGGACGCGCAGACCGTATTCCCGTACTACCACGGGCTTCCGCCGTACTCGTACAACTGCATCCTGCTGGGTGCCGGCGGTATCGAGGTCCGTCACTCGCCCGCACTCGACCTGGCCGACGACCGGGCGGCGCTGGCCGAGTTCGAACGCATCCGGCTGAAGGCGGAGAAGCTCGTCCAGGAACTCCCCACCCAGAACCAGTACTTCGCGAACATGCGCGCCGGCGCGGTCTGA
- a CDS encoding tryptophan 2,3-dioxygenase family protein, with protein MNDQADTDHCPAYGERLRLDELLEIACVRDTPERALFFGAHQACEIWFAVVLRHLESACQALTEGEAAAACEHLERLPLIMTVITQHFEAFRALTPDEFNAIRLTLGTSSGFQSVQFREIEFLCGARDHRLLNIPGLTDRDRARLLGRLDEQSLDAAFGAYRHRAGADVERIRDAMAAFDASMRFCRGRHAAVAESFLGGGSGTAGSSGAAYLRRAAARTLFPELMAAEEPASPESRHRVDEGVHSDVCERY; from the coding sequence GTGAACGATCAGGCAGACACCGATCACTGTCCGGCGTACGGCGAAAGGCTCAGGCTGGACGAGCTTCTTGAGATCGCCTGCGTGCGCGACACTCCGGAACGTGCCCTGTTCTTCGGGGCCCACCAGGCATGCGAGATCTGGTTCGCCGTCGTCCTGCGCCACCTGGAGTCCGCATGTCAGGCGCTGACCGAGGGGGAAGCCGCCGCGGCCTGCGAACATCTGGAGCGGCTGCCCCTGATCATGACGGTGATCACCCAGCACTTCGAGGCATTTCGCGCGCTGACTCCGGATGAGTTCAACGCCATCCGGCTGACGCTCGGGACATCGAGCGGTTTCCAGTCCGTCCAGTTCCGCGAGATCGAGTTCCTCTGCGGGGCCAGGGACCACCGGCTGCTGAACATTCCCGGGCTGACCGACCGTGATCGGGCCCGTTTGCTCGGGCGCCTCGACGAGCAGTCGCTGGACGCCGCGTTCGGCGCGTACCGGCACCGTGCCGGTGCGGACGTCGAGCGGATCCGCGACGCGATGGCCGCCTTCGACGCCTCGATGCGTTTCTGCCGGGGGCGGCACGCCGCGGTGGCGGAGTCGTTCCTCGGCGGCGGGTCGGGCACGGCGGGCTCGTCCGGTGCCGCGTATCTGCGGCGCGCGGCGGCGCGCACCCTTTTTCCGGAACTCATGGCGGCCGAAGAGCCGGCGTCCCCCGAATCTCGTCACCGCGTTGATGAAGGAGTGCACAGTGATGTCTGCGAGCGGTACTGA
- a CDS encoding (2,3-dihydroxybenzoyl)adenylate synthase, giving the protein MQDGFVPWPPDFAERYRRAGHWTGVSLPQRVADRAERHPDRTAAVDMRRRVTYGELLDEADRIASGLLELGVRGQDRVVLHLPNVIEFLTTMIALFRIGAIPVMALPGHRRDEIRHLVRASDAVAYVGPDRLQGFDHRKLAREVRADAPGLRHIVIAGEAEEHTPLSELAGSEPRDLPMADASEVALLLLSGGTTGAPKLIPRTHDDYAYNMLACARATGFDENGVYLAANPVPHNAALGCPGVLGALLVGGKAVLAANPSPGLVFPLIGKEGVTLTSLVPAMALLWAEEALANPVDMTGMTIQVGSSKFGPTAAERVSKNLGCRIMNVFGTGEGLITHTRLDDPREVVFGTEGKPLSPDDEIRIVDAADNAVAPGATGELLTRGPYTIRGYFAAPEANRRAFTADGFYRTGDLARMTADGNIVIEGRLKDIIHRLGEKVSAEEVEGHVLTHPLVRDAAVVGIPDEERDERIRVFVVLAAGADGAAAPLSLRAIREHIRHRGLALYKLPDDLVVVSDFPRTPVGKIDKRLLREGQPR; this is encoded by the coding sequence ATGCAGGACGGGTTCGTGCCGTGGCCACCCGACTTCGCGGAGAGATACCGGCGAGCCGGCCACTGGACGGGGGTCTCCCTCCCGCAACGGGTGGCCGACCGTGCGGAGCGCCACCCGGACAGGACCGCCGCGGTGGACATGAGGCGCCGGGTCACCTACGGGGAGCTGCTCGACGAGGCCGACCGTATCGCGTCCGGCCTGCTGGAACTCGGCGTCCGCGGGCAGGACCGGGTCGTGCTGCACCTGCCGAACGTCATCGAGTTCCTGACCACCATGATCGCGCTGTTCCGTATCGGGGCCATCCCCGTGATGGCACTGCCCGGACATCGCCGGGACGAGATCCGCCACCTGGTACGCGCCTCGGACGCGGTGGCCTACGTCGGCCCGGACCGTTTGCAGGGTTTCGACCACCGGAAGCTGGCCCGCGAGGTTCGCGCCGACGCACCGGGGCTGCGGCACATCGTGATAGCCGGCGAGGCGGAGGAGCACACACCGCTGTCCGAGCTGGCCGGATCCGAACCGCGGGACCTGCCGATGGCCGACGCGTCCGAGGTGGCGCTGCTGCTGCTGTCGGGCGGGACCACCGGGGCGCCGAAGCTGATTCCCCGGACCCACGACGACTACGCCTACAACATGCTCGCGTGTGCCAGGGCGACCGGGTTCGACGAGAACGGTGTGTATCTCGCCGCGAATCCCGTGCCGCACAACGCCGCGCTCGGCTGCCCCGGCGTGCTGGGCGCGCTGCTCGTCGGCGGAAAGGCCGTCCTGGCCGCCAACCCCAGCCCCGGCCTGGTGTTCCCGCTCATCGGGAAGGAGGGCGTCACGCTCACCTCGCTGGTACCCGCGATGGCGCTGCTGTGGGCGGAAGAGGCGCTCGCCAACCCGGTCGACATGACCGGCATGACCATTCAGGTGGGCAGTTCGAAGTTCGGGCCGACCGCGGCGGAACGGGTCAGCAAGAACCTCGGGTGCCGGATCATGAATGTGTTCGGTACGGGTGAGGGACTGATCACCCACACGCGGCTCGACGATCCGCGGGAGGTCGTCTTCGGCACCGAGGGCAAGCCGCTGTCACCCGACGACGAGATCAGGATCGTCGACGCCGCCGACAACGCTGTCGCCCCTGGCGCGACCGGCGAGCTGCTCACCCGCGGCCCGTACACGATCCGGGGCTACTTCGCCGCGCCCGAGGCCAATCGCCGGGCGTTCACCGCTGACGGGTTCTACCGCACCGGCGATCTGGCCCGCATGACGGCGGACGGGAACATCGTCATCGAGGGCCGGCTGAAGGACATCATCCACCGTCTCGGCGAGAAGGTTTCGGCCGAGGAGGTGGAGGGCCACGTACTGACCCATCCACTGGTCCGGGACGCCGCGGTCGTCGGCATCCCCGACGAGGAGCGCGACGAGCGCATCCGCGTGTTCGTCGTCCTCGCCGCGGGCGCGGACGGCGCGGCGGCACCGCTCTCGTTGCGCGCGATCAGGGAGCACATCCGCCACCGCGGGCTGGCCCTGTACAAGCTGCCGGACGACCTGGTCGTCGTGTCCGATTTCCCCCGCACTCCCGTCGGAAAGATCGACAAGAGGCTTCTGCGTGAGGGGCAGCCGCGGTGA
- a CDS encoding thioesterase II family protein, which yields MNRVRTQGRNWVRVISGEERPAARLVCFPHSGGTAAAYRDWSSAMPAGTQLLAVQYPGLADRIREAPAGLITEIASCVGAELSLLDPARCVLFGHSLGALAAYETARVLQAVGRPAHGLVVSGSLAPGQAHGGAMHRAGDAELWSILRDFGGIDPSIADDQELRDLLLPPLRAYIELTETYRPAAGPEPLHCQVRCHYNTGDPLMDPARVEPWAAVTTGRTGVRVRPGGHFGSLSEPSELIADISEVLLEGPALP from the coding sequence GTGAACCGAGTGCGAACTCAAGGGCGAAACTGGGTACGGGTCATCAGCGGCGAGGAGCGGCCGGCGGCGCGGCTGGTCTGCTTCCCTCATTCCGGTGGTACCGCGGCGGCCTACCGTGACTGGTCATCGGCGATGCCGGCGGGCACCCAGCTGCTGGCCGTGCAGTATCCGGGCCTGGCGGACCGGATCCGCGAGGCACCCGCGGGCCTCATCACCGAGATCGCGTCGTGCGTGGGCGCGGAGCTGTCACTGCTGGACCCGGCCCGCTGCGTCCTGTTCGGACACAGCCTGGGCGCGCTGGCCGCGTACGAGACCGCGAGAGTACTGCAGGCAGTCGGACGCCCCGCGCACGGGCTGGTCGTCTCGGGGTCGCTCGCACCAGGGCAGGCTCATGGCGGCGCGATGCACCGGGCCGGTGACGCGGAGCTGTGGTCCATCCTGCGGGATTTCGGCGGAATCGACCCGTCGATCGCCGACGACCAGGAGCTGCGGGATCTGCTGCTCCCGCCCCTTCGCGCGTACATCGAACTCACCGAGACCTACCGGCCCGCGGCGGGCCCGGAGCCGCTGCACTGCCAGGTCCGTTGCCACTACAACACCGGGGATCCGCTCATGGACCCCGCGCGGGTCGAGCCCTGGGCGGCGGTCACCACCGGCCGGACCGGCGTAAGGGTCCGGCCGGGCGGACACTTCGGGTCGCTCTCCGAACCCTCGGAACTGATCGCCGACATCTCCGAAGTTCTCCTGGAAGGACCAGCCCTGCCATGA
- a CDS encoding SDR family NAD(P)-dependent oxidoreductase — protein sequence MTLAGKSVIVTGAATGIGRGITECLLKAGAGITVAGRREKPLLELAERYGDAVSVVAQDVAAPGAAERIVAAAADRFGGVDAVVNNAGLARFGDLDTIDPAQFDAMFAVNVRAPAELIRCALPYLRAGRGSVVNISSAGGVLSMPGRAFYGATKAAVNSLTRSLAVELAPDVRVNALLPGPVLTPMWDETGLDTEGAERLRAGLLKSTPMGRFGEDGEIGRWVCLLLDSEVSGWVTGALMSVDGGRTA from the coding sequence ATGACCCTTGCCGGTAAGTCCGTCATCGTCACCGGCGCCGCCACAGGCATCGGCCGGGGAATCACGGAATGCTTGCTGAAGGCGGGGGCCGGCATCACGGTGGCCGGCCGCCGGGAGAAGCCGCTGCTGGAGCTGGCGGAGCGGTACGGGGACGCGGTGTCCGTCGTGGCACAGGATGTCGCCGCGCCCGGGGCCGCCGAACGGATCGTCGCGGCGGCGGCCGACAGGTTCGGCGGAGTCGACGCCGTGGTCAACAATGCGGGCCTGGCCCGGTTCGGCGACCTGGACACGATCGACCCCGCGCAGTTCGACGCAATGTTCGCCGTCAACGTCCGTGCGCCCGCCGAGCTGATCCGGTGCGCCCTGCCGTATCTCCGTGCCGGCCGGGGCAGCGTCGTCAACATCTCGTCGGCCGGCGGCGTCCTGTCCATGCCCGGGCGGGCTTTCTACGGTGCGACCAAGGCGGCCGTCAACAGCCTCACCCGCTCCCTGGCGGTGGAACTCGCGCCGGACGTACGGGTGAACGCCCTCCTGCCCGGACCGGTGCTGACGCCGATGTGGGACGAGACCGGCCTGGACACGGAGGGCGCCGAGCGGCTGCGCGCGGGCCTGCTCAAGTCGACCCCGATGGGGCGGTTCGGAGAAGACGGGGAGATCGGCCGGTGGGTCTGCCTGCTGCTCGACTCGGAGGTATCGGGCTGGGTCACCGGCGCTCTGATGTCCGTCGACGGCGGGCGCACGGCATGA
- a CDS encoding pyridoxal phosphate-dependent aminotransferase, with the protein MSVSPENMSVAGSIPSSCLVSIFWAAEKLERETGIDVVKLHVGDPYFHPSDDVAQAFVDAVRRGDTKYTGVEGLTALREAAAEKLRTDNGLDSDVNRLLISPGSAQGLTGLLHSLAEPGAEILLPELHWPVHLQQSLLAGFRPVLYPLGPGFRPDPDRIAAAATPRTRVLLINSPANPTGVVLDGDEIRTLLDLARRNRWQVISDEAYEHFCYEGEHISAASFERDVPAAERIVHSVFTFSKGFAMTGYRLGYVAPATDRAADVMKVVQEAGIIGTSTPVQHAGIAALKGRADSTASHRKLVQRNRDAALPPLIKAGLLHALPAGGWYAMLDVTRSGLDAESFAMRLLERKGVAVVAGNGFAMRPGVDDRGRIRSHDYAPWARHLVRIAFCVDPAALETGVRRIVEFVEECVAEARG; encoded by the coding sequence ATGAGCGTGAGTCCAGAGAACATGTCCGTCGCAGGCTCCATTCCCTCGTCGTGCCTGGTCAGCATCTTCTGGGCAGCGGAGAAGCTGGAGAGGGAGACCGGCATCGACGTGGTGAAGCTGCACGTCGGCGACCCGTATTTCCATCCGTCGGACGATGTCGCCCAGGCGTTCGTGGACGCCGTGCGGCGCGGCGACACCAAGTACACCGGTGTTGAGGGCCTGACCGCTCTGCGGGAGGCGGCGGCCGAGAAGCTGCGCACGGACAACGGATTGGACAGCGATGTCAACAGGCTTCTGATCTCGCCCGGTTCGGCCCAGGGCCTGACCGGCCTCCTGCATTCGCTCGCCGAACCCGGCGCCGAGATCCTGCTGCCGGAACTGCACTGGCCGGTCCACCTCCAGCAGAGCCTGCTCGCGGGTTTCCGGCCGGTCCTGTACCCGCTGGGTCCCGGCTTCCGGCCCGATCCCGACAGGATCGCGGCCGCCGCGACGCCCCGCACCCGAGTCCTTCTGATCAACTCTCCGGCCAACCCGACCGGCGTCGTCCTCGACGGCGACGAGATCCGCACCCTGCTGGACCTGGCCCGGAGAAACCGCTGGCAGGTCATCAGCGACGAGGCATACGAGCACTTCTGCTACGAGGGGGAGCACATATCGGCCGCCTCCTTCGAGCGCGACGTCCCGGCAGCCGAGCGCATCGTGCACAGCGTCTTCACCTTCTCCAAAGGCTTCGCGATGACCGGCTACCGGCTGGGCTACGTGGCACCGGCCACCGATCGCGCCGCCGACGTCATGAAGGTCGTCCAGGAGGCCGGCATCATCGGTACGTCGACCCCGGTGCAGCACGCGGGCATCGCCGCGCTGAAGGGCCGGGCGGACTCGACGGCGTCCCACCGCAAGCTGGTGCAGCGCAACCGGGACGCGGCACTGCCGCCGCTGATCAAGGCCGGGCTGCTGCACGCGCTGCCGGCCGGCGGCTGGTACGCGATGCTCGACGTGACCAGGTCCGGCTTGGACGCCGAGTCGTTCGCGATGCGGCTGCTCGAACGCAAGGGCGTCGCGGTGGTGGCGGGCAACGGGTTCGCCATGCGTCCCGGTGTCGACGACAGGGGTCGTATCCGTTCCCACGACTACGCGCCCTGGGCACGGCACTTGGTGCGGATCGCGTTCTGTGTCGATCCGGCGGCACTCGAAACCGGTGTGCGGCGGATCGTGGAGTTCGTCGAGGAATGCGTCGCCGAGGCGAGGGGGTGA
- a CDS encoding flavin reductase family protein, with the protein MTAHPAGVTIVTTVGPDATPWGMTCSSLCGVSVEPPTLLVCLRAESPTLAALLGMSAFAVNLLHDRAEPMARLFSSGAPDRFEKVEWVRNPESGVPHLVEDAHTIADCEVSETLPVGDHVVVFGQVVQVATHVTRSANPLLYGMRRYWSLPAPADEGSGR; encoded by the coding sequence ATGACGGCGCACCCGGCCGGCGTCACGATCGTGACCACCGTGGGACCCGATGCCACACCGTGGGGCATGACCTGCTCCTCGTTGTGCGGTGTCTCGGTCGAACCGCCCACCCTGCTCGTCTGCCTGCGCGCGGAGAGCCCGACGCTGGCGGCGCTGCTGGGAATGTCGGCGTTCGCCGTCAACCTCCTGCACGACCGGGCCGAACCGATGGCGCGGCTGTTCTCCTCCGGGGCGCCGGACCGGTTCGAGAAGGTCGAGTGGGTTCGGAACCCGGAGTCCGGTGTCCCGCACCTGGTCGAGGACGCCCACACGATCGCGGACTGCGAGGTCAGTGAGACGCTGCCGGTCGGGGACCATGTCGTCGTCTTCGGGCAGGTGGTCCAGGTGGCGACCCACGTGACCCGGTCGGCGAATCCGCTGTTGTACGGAATGCGGCGGTACTGGTCGCTGCCGGCTCCGGCGGACGAAGGGAGCGGGCGGTGA
- a CDS encoding winged helix-turn-helix transcriptional regulator, giving the protein MTQARIHDCPLARTAGVIDQWWTLEILHEVLDGHTRFASIRRHLGTPADVLTERIAVLTARGLLETDDTAGPGDPAYRPTGLGRSLRPLLLVMAAFGNHRLAPEDRSVIVVDEETGVAVEPVVVDRLTGRRLDTTGYVFARGPRAGEQVMARYPEVPARRNRPT; this is encoded by the coding sequence GTGACCCAGGCGCGCATCCACGACTGCCCGCTGGCACGCACGGCCGGGGTGATCGACCAGTGGTGGACGTTGGAGATCCTGCACGAGGTCCTCGACGGCCACACCCGGTTCGCGTCGATCCGCCGGCACCTCGGGACTCCCGCCGATGTCCTGACGGAGCGGATCGCCGTGCTGACGGCAAGAGGTCTTCTCGAGACCGACGACACAGCCGGGCCCGGTGACCCGGCGTACCGGCCCACCGGTCTGGGCCGCTCGCTGCGCCCGCTCCTCCTGGTCATGGCGGCCTTCGGAAACCACCGGCTGGCTCCGGAGGACCGCAGCGTCATCGTGGTCGACGAGGAGACGGGCGTGGCGGTGGAACCGGTTGTGGTCGACCGGCTGACCGGCCGCCGGCTCGACACCACCGGCTACGTCTTCGCCCGTGGCCCGAGGGCCGGCGAACAAGTCATGGCCCGCTATCCGGAAGTCCCCGCGAGAAGGAACCGTCCGACATGA
- a CDS encoding cytochrome P450: protein MSQTDLSARSLDLTDPATFVENDVHEFWRGVRARNPVYWHEPTDRNPGFWVVSRYADVQPLYTDAALISARGNVLDVVLRGDDSAGGSMVAVTDAPRHRPLRNLMFSAFTPRVLGKVVEEVGRRTTALVSAAVGRDSFDFAAEIADRIPMNTICDLLSVPAGDRGDLLRWNKMALSSVHAEHDELDALGARNEIVLYFMDLAQERRDRPGDDVISLLAAAEVEGRPLTVEELAVNCYSLVLGGDETSRVSAICGVLALIDHPGQWQALRTGEVSVESAVEEVLRWSTPSFHLARTAVRDMEINGNQVRAGDIVTLWTVSANNDEEVFDEPRRFTLSRSPNKHLSFGHGPHYCLGAFLARAELRTLLGALVAQVGRMELRGTPRPIYSNFLNGYDVLPVRFEGR from the coding sequence ATGAGCCAGACCGATCTCAGCGCGCGTTCCCTGGACCTCACCGATCCGGCCACGTTCGTGGAGAACGACGTTCACGAGTTCTGGCGTGGAGTGCGCGCGCGCAATCCCGTCTACTGGCACGAGCCCACGGACCGCAACCCGGGATTCTGGGTGGTGTCCCGGTACGCCGACGTGCAACCGCTGTACACCGATGCGGCCCTGATCTCCGCTCGGGGAAACGTCCTCGACGTCGTCCTGCGCGGTGACGACTCGGCCGGCGGGAGCATGGTGGCGGTCACCGACGCTCCGCGCCACCGGCCCTTGCGCAATCTCATGTTCAGCGCGTTCACCCCGCGGGTTCTCGGAAAGGTCGTCGAGGAGGTCGGGCGGCGCACCACCGCGCTCGTGTCCGCGGCCGTCGGACGGGATTCGTTCGACTTCGCCGCCGAGATCGCGGACCGGATCCCGATGAACACGATCTGCGATCTGCTGTCCGTTCCCGCGGGAGACCGCGGCGACCTGCTGCGGTGGAACAAGATGGCGCTCTCGTCGGTCCACGCCGAGCACGATGAGCTGGACGCGCTCGGCGCCCGCAACGAGATCGTGCTCTACTTCATGGATCTGGCGCAGGAGCGCCGCGACCGTCCCGGCGACGATGTCATCAGCCTGCTCGCCGCCGCCGAGGTCGAGGGCCGCCCGCTCACTGTCGAGGAGCTGGCGGTCAACTGCTACAGCCTGGTTCTCGGCGGCGACGAGACATCCCGGGTCTCGGCGATCTGCGGGGTGCTCGCCCTGATCGACCATCCCGGTCAGTGGCAGGCCCTGCGAACGGGCGAGGTCTCCGTCGAGTCGGCCGTGGAGGAGGTCCTTCGCTGGTCGACGCCCTCCTTCCACCTGGCCCGCACCGCCGTCCGGGACATGGAGATCAACGGCAACCAGGTACGCGCCGGAGACATCGTCACGCTGTGGACCGTCTCCGCCAACAACGACGAGGAGGTCTTCGACGAGCCGCGCCGGTTCACGCTGTCCCGCTCGCCCAACAAGCACCTCTCGTTCGGCCACGGCCCGCACTACTGCCTGGGCGCGTTCCTTGCCCGTGCGGAGCTGAGGACGCTGCTCGGCGCCCTGGTGGCTCAGGTCGGCCGGATGGAGCTGCGCGGCACGCCCCGGCCGATCTATTCGAACTTCCTGAACGGCTACGACGTCCTGCCGGTCCGCTTCGAAGGCCGCTGA
- a CDS encoding non-ribosomal peptide synthetase, translated as MSVFPDFFESKVAESADAPAVVFGDTVVGYTELNAQANRLARWLIASGVGPDRLVAIAVPRSVRLVVAVLAVLKAGGAYLPLDPAYPADRLTHMVMDAKPVLLLRTEDVTSPRLDVPEAVLGDPAFEAACERKSGGDVTEDERLAPLRPAHLMYVIYTSGSTGVPKGVAVSHSGVADLVSTQARVFGVGPGERVLQWASFSFDAWFWDFTLALLNGAALVMAEQHELMPGESLRDTMLKHDVDHAVLPPVALGITDSAGLLLGGTVTSTGDVCTRSLAAEWSKGRRLYNGYGPTEVTVGASIGGPIEGIQEEVPVGTPWDGGAVHVLDGSLSDLRDGTEGELYLAGSGVARGYLNRPGLTAARFVADPYGPPGSRMYRSGDRGRREADGALYFTGRVDNQVKVRGFRVELGEVEARLESHRAVEIVVAVVSGDDASSQHIVAYVKPSARHEVTEEQLREHARGALPEHMVPSAVVMLERFPTLLNGKIDRGELQERAARTAPATTVPVAAGDRGSYEQILCGMVRETLKIGEVGPEDNFFDLGGHSVLAAKLARRVRQELGVVLPMRDMLGAESIAELARIMERAERV; from the coding sequence TTGAGTGTTTTCCCGGATTTCTTCGAGTCCAAGGTCGCCGAGTCCGCCGACGCTCCGGCGGTCGTCTTCGGAGACACCGTCGTCGGCTACACGGAGCTGAACGCACAGGCGAACCGGCTCGCCAGATGGCTGATCGCATCCGGCGTCGGCCCCGACCGCCTGGTCGCGATCGCGGTGCCGCGTTCGGTGCGGCTGGTGGTCGCGGTGCTCGCCGTACTGAAGGCCGGCGGGGCGTACCTGCCACTGGACCCGGCCTATCCGGCCGATCGGCTCACGCACATGGTCATGGACGCGAAGCCCGTCCTGCTGCTGCGGACGGAAGACGTCACCTCGCCGCGGCTGGACGTGCCCGAGGCCGTACTCGGCGACCCGGCCTTCGAAGCCGCCTGCGAACGGAAGAGCGGTGGCGACGTCACTGAGGACGAGCGCCTCGCGCCGCTGCGCCCGGCCCATCTGATGTACGTCATCTACACCTCCGGTTCGACCGGCGTGCCCAAGGGTGTCGCGGTCAGCCACTCCGGTGTGGCAGACCTGGTCTCGACCCAGGCGAGGGTGTTCGGAGTCGGTCCCGGCGAGCGTGTGCTGCAATGGGCGTCCTTCAGCTTTGACGCCTGGTTCTGGGACTTCACACTGGCCCTGCTGAACGGTGCGGCACTCGTCATGGCGGAGCAGCACGAGCTGATGCCGGGGGAGTCGCTGCGTGACACCATGCTCAAGCACGACGTCGACCACGCTGTCCTGCCGCCGGTGGCGCTGGGTATCACCGACAGTGCGGGGCTTCTGCTCGGCGGCACGGTCACCTCCACCGGTGATGTCTGCACGAGGTCCCTGGCGGCTGAGTGGTCCAAGGGCAGGCGCCTCTACAACGGCTACGGCCCGACCGAGGTGACGGTGGGCGCGTCGATCGGCGGGCCGATCGAGGGCATCCAGGAGGAAGTGCCCGTCGGGACGCCGTGGGACGGCGGCGCGGTCCACGTGCTCGACGGGTCGCTGAGCGACCTGCGCGACGGCACCGAAGGCGAGCTGTACCTGGCGGGCTCAGGCGTGGCCCGAGGCTATCTGAACCGTCCCGGCCTGACCGCGGCCCGCTTTGTCGCGGATCCGTACGGCCCGCCCGGCAGCAGAATGTACCGGTCGGGCGACAGGGGCAGGCGCGAGGCCGACGGCGCGCTGTACTTCACCGGCCGGGTCGACAACCAGGTCAAGGTCCGTGGCTTCCGTGTCGAGCTGGGTGAGGTCGAGGCGCGGCTGGAGAGCCACCGGGCCGTGGAGATCGTCGTCGCGGTGGTGAGCGGTGACGACGCCTCCTCCCAGCACATCGTCGCCTATGTCAAGCCCTCGGCGCGGCACGAGGTGACGGAGGAGCAGCTGCGCGAGCACGCTCGTGGCGCACTTCCCGAGCACATGGTCCCGTCGGCCGTCGTGATGCTCGAACGGTTCCCGACCCTGCTGAACGGGAAGATCGATCGCGGGGAACTCCAGGAGCGGGCGGCGCGCACCGCGCCCGCCACCACGGTGCCCGTCGCCGCGGGCGACCGGGGATCGTACGAACAGATCCTCTGCGGCATGGTGAGGGAGACGCTGAAGATCGGCGAAGTGGGGCCCGAGGACAACTTCTTCGATCTGGGCGGCCACTCGGTACTCGCCGCGAAGCTGGCCAGGCGGGTGCGCCAGGAGCTGGGCGTGGTCCTGCCGATGCGGGACATGCTCGGGGCGGAGAGCATCGCGGAGCTGGCGAGGATCATGGAGCGTGCCGAGCGCGTCTGA